Proteins encoded by one window of Nitrospirota bacterium:
- a CDS encoding sigma-54-dependent Fis family transcriptional regulator yields MAEKILIVEDEETLRESLKRVLSHEGYTVDTVNSAESGLKSIEEGSYDLIITDIILPGIDGIELVRRVREKIADQAVIVITAYASLETAVGALRAGAYDYVAKPIIHEEIKSTIRNALKEKALRAENLILKKQIEERYDFEKIIGQSKVITSLIDEVKKIAGSKSNILLLGETGTGKELFARAVHYNSSRRDKPFVPINCSAIPDNLLESELFGYTKGAFTGAVSAKRGLFEEADGGAVFLDEIGDLNLSLQAKLLRVIDDLEIRPLGGVQSRKIDIRIITATNRDIVKAVKEGTFREDLYYRINVVTLKLPPLRERKEDIIVLAGHFLEKYSNEIGKHIKSINATAQTLLTNYLWPGNVRELQNIIERAVLITDGDTILPEHLPETLQDISPFPCEALEKAFSIEEYTKEFILRYEASYGEQALADMLGITRKSLWEKRKRWGISKKK; encoded by the coding sequence ATGGCTGAAAAAATACTTATAGTGGAGGACGAGGAGACCCTGCGGGAATCCTTAAAGAGGGTGCTCTCGCATGAAGGTTATACGGTTGATACGGTCAACAGCGCTGAATCAGGGCTGAAGAGCATCGAGGAAGGCAGTTACGACCTCATAATAACCGACATCATCCTTCCCGGTATTGACGGCATAGAGCTTGTGCGGAGGGTGAGGGAGAAAATAGCGGACCAGGCGGTAATCGTCATTACCGCGTATGCGTCGCTTGAGACGGCTGTAGGCGCGTTGAGGGCGGGCGCGTATGATTATGTTGCGAAACCTATAATCCATGAAGAAATAAAAAGCACCATCAGGAACGCTTTGAAGGAAAAAGCGCTGAGGGCGGAGAACCTCATTCTGAAAAAGCAGATCGAGGAGAGATATGATTTTGAAAAGATAATTGGACAAAGCAAGGTCATTACATCTCTTATAGACGAGGTAAAAAAGATCGCCGGCTCCAAGAGCAACATCCTCCTTCTTGGCGAGACAGGCACGGGGAAAGAGCTGTTTGCGCGGGCCGTGCACTACAACAGCTCAAGGCGTGATAAGCCGTTTGTGCCGATAAACTGCAGCGCCATTCCTGACAACCTCCTGGAGTCCGAGTTGTTCGGATACACGAAGGGCGCCTTTACCGGGGCCGTGAGCGCAAAGAGGGGCCTCTTTGAAGAGGCGGACGGAGGCGCTGTGTTTCTTGACGAGATAGGCGACCTGAACCTCTCATTGCAGGCGAAACTCCTCCGTGTTATTGACGACCTTGAGATAAGGCCGCTTGGCGGGGTGCAGAGCAGAAAGATCGATATCAGGATCATCACCGCGACAAACAGGGACATTGTGAAGGCGGTGAAGGAGGGGACTTTCAGGGAAGACCTCTACTACAGAATTAATGTGGTCACATTGAAGCTGCCGCCTCTGCGTGAGCGCAAGGAAGATATAATTGTACTTGCAGGGCACTTCCTCGAAAAATATTCCAATGAGATCGGCAAACATATTAAGTCCATTAATGCCACCGCGCAGACGCTCTTGACGAACTACTTATGGCCCGGCAATGTCAGGGAACTGCAAAACATAATCGAAAGGGCGGTGCTGATCACGGACGGCGACACTATCCTTCCTGAGCATCTGCCGGAGACGCTTCAGGACATATCGCCGTTTCCGTGCGAGGCCCTCGAAAAGGCCTTCTCGATAGAGGAATACACAAAGGAGTTTATTTTACGATACGAGGCCAGCTACGGCGAGCAGGCCCTGGCGGACATGCTCGGCATAACAAGGAAGTCGCTCTGGGAAAAGAGGAAAAGATGGGGCATCAGCAAAAAGAAATAA